In Triticum urartu cultivar G1812 chromosome 6, Tu2.1, whole genome shotgun sequence, the following proteins share a genomic window:
- the LOC125517623 gene encoding NADP-dependent D-sorbitol-6-phosphate dehydrogenase-like: MAATATKLSSGHEMPAVGLGVWRMDSGAVRGLIHSALRAGYRHFDCAADYKNEAEVGDALAEAFETGLVKREDLFITTKLWNSDHGHVVEACKDSLKKLRLDYLDLYLIHFPVATKHTGVGTTGSALGDDGVLDIDTTITLETTWHAMEDLVSMGLVRSIGISNYDIFLTRDCLAYAKIKPAVNQIETHPYFQRDSLVKFCQKHGISVTAHTPLGGSTANTEWFGSVSCLDDPVIKSLAEKYGKTPAQLVLRWGLQRNTVVIPKTSKVERLVENFAVFDFDISIEDMEKIKALDRNYRTNQPAKFWGINLYA, from the exons atggcggcgacggcgacaaAGCTGAGCAGCGGCCACGAGATGCCGGCCGTGGGGCTCGGCGTCTGGCGGATGGACTCCGGCGCCGTCCGCGGCCTCATCCACTCCGCCCTCCGCGCCGGCTACCGCCACTTCGACTGCGCCG CTGACTACAAAAACGAGGCTGAAGTTGGCGATGCGCTCGCAGAGGCGTTCGAAACTGGGCTTGTCAAGAGAGAGGATCTTTTCATCACAACCAAG TTGTGGAACTCAGATCACGGTCATGTGGTCGAAGCCTGCAAGGATAGCCTGAAGAAGCTGCGATTGGATTATCTAGATCTCTACCTTATTCACTTCCCTGTAGCTACTAAGCATACTG GAGTTGGCACAACTGGCAGTGCtcttggtgatgatggtgtgcttGATATCGATACCACTATCACATTGGAGACAACGTGGCATGCAATGGAAGATCTTGTTTCCATGGGACTTGTTCGTAGCATCGGAATTAG CAACTACGACATATTCCTCACCAGAGACTGCTTGGCCTACGCTAAGATAAAGCCCGCGGTGAACCAAATCGAGACACACCCTTACTTCCAGCGCGACTCTCTTGTGAAGTTCTGCCAGAAGCATGGAATCTCTGTCACCGCACACACACCCCTGGGCGGCTCCACTGCCAATACCGAATGGTTCGGCTCGGTCTCATGCCTCGACGATCCTGTCATCAAG TCCCTGGCTGAGAAATACGGCAAGACACCGGCGCAGCTGGTCCTCCGGTGGGGCCTCCAGAGGAACACGGTGGTCATCCCCAAGACCTCCAAGGTAGAGAGGCTGGTGGAGAACTTTGCCGTCTTCGACTTCGACATCTCCATCGAGGACATGGAGAAGATCAAGGCCCTCGATCGCAACTACCGCACCAACCAGCCGGCCAAGTTCTGGGGCATCAATCTCTACGCTTGA